The proteins below are encoded in one region of Silene latifolia isolate original U9 population chromosome 2, ASM4854445v1, whole genome shotgun sequence:
- the LOC141642745 gene encoding callose synthase 7 isoform X4 → MAKIYQIATVLYDVLRTVVPYAKVDEETENYAKEVERNREQYEHYNILPLFAVGVKPAIMELPEIKAALRAIRNMDNLPVPRVPVAHNVQDDNVILPEYRDKSINDILDWLASIFGFQKGNVANQREHLILILANMDVRVRRSEEYDMLDYHTIHQLKDKTFKNYEKWCDYLHCKSNLKFPPGADRQQLELLYIALYLLIWGEASNVRFMPECLCYIFHNMATEIHGIIFGNAHPITGETYQTARHDDESFLKDVIAPIYEVIRKEAKRNRGGRASHSAWRNYDDLNEYFWSKKCFKLGWPMDRNADFFVHTDEIRPSRLKHDQVITGKRKPKTNFVEMRTFWHLFRSFDRMWIFFILAFQTMLIVAWDPSGSITSIFEGDVFVRVLSIFITAAFLNLLGATLDIILSWKAWGSLKFSQILRYLLKFAVAAMWAVVLPIGYSSLENNRTGIVTFLTNWAGGLRTPTLFKFAVALYLAPNILAVLLFFIPPVRKFVERSNSRILTLIMWWAQPKLFLGRGMHEDTFSLLKYTIFWILLMLCKLSFSFYVEILPLIKPTKQIWQMKVDDYQWHEFYPNATHNFGVILAIWLPIVLVYLMDAQIWYAIFSTIVGGVLGAFSHLGEIRTLGMLRSRFESVPIAFRKRLVPRSKVENSKRGYMDSLEERKNIAKFSQVWNEFVHSLRLEDLICHRERDLLLVPYTSSKVSVVQWPPFLLASKIPIALDMAKDFKKKDDGELFSKIRDDDYMYSAVIECYETLREILFELLEDEDDKFAIRQICEKVETSIQQHKFLTEFRMNGLPMLHDKLEKFLKLLLSDGDYDDEDLYKSHIINVLQDIMEIITQDVMSEGHEILKKAQSHHNDDDRKREQRFEKIHIHLLRNKSWREKVVRLHVLLSEKESAINVPMNLEARRRMTFFTNSLFMSMPNAPYVRNMLSFSVLTPYYKEDVLYSWDELHEENEDGISILFYLQRIYPDEWSNFNERVDDPKLGYASKDRKELIRHWVSYRAQTLSRTVRGMMYYRQALDLQCFLEYAEDQAIFSGYRTIEKSEAHKKIFDYSQALTDLKFTYVVSCQVYGIQKKSSDARDRSCANNILNLMRTYPSLRIAYIDEREEKVKSEKVYYSVLVKGGDKLDEEIYRIKLPGPPTEIGEGKPENQNHAIIFTRGEALQTIDMNQDNYFEEAFKMRNVLEEFQKSRRKRRKPTILGLREHIFTGSVSSLAWFMSNQETSFVTIGQRVLANPLRVRFHYGHPDIFDRLFHITRGGISKASKIINLSEDIFSGFNSTLRGGYITHHEYIQVGKGRDVGMNQISLFEAKVANGNGEQTLSRDIYRLGRRFDFYRMLSFYYTTVGFYFSSMVTVLTVYVFLYGRMYMVLSGLEKQIIQSSIINQSKSLEEALAPQSIFQIGVLLVLPMIMEIGLERGFRTAIGDFIIMQLQLASVFFTFQLGTKAHYYGRTILHGGSKYRATGRGFVVFHAKFADNYRRYSRSHFVKALELFILLVVYQAYGNSYRSSNLYLFVTWSMWFLVGSWLFAPFIFNPSGFDWQKTVDDWTDWKRWMGNRGGIGIQPDKSWESWWDGEQEHLKYTTVRGRFLEILLTCRFFIYQYGIVYHLDISHGYRNFWVYALSWVVMVIVLLVLKMVSMGRRRFGTDFQLMFRILKGLLFLGFLSVMTVLFEVCNLTIQDLLASILAFMPTGWAMLLIGQTARGLLKGLKFWESIKELARAYEYVMGLIIFMPIAVLSWFPFVSEFQTRLLFNQAFSRGLQISMILSGRKDRSTPET, encoded by the exons ATGGCCAAGATTTATCAGATAGCAACTGTACTGTATGATGTTTTAAGGACAGTCGTCCCATACGCTAAAGTCGATGAAGAG ACAGAAAATTATGCCAAGGAAGTGGAAAGGAATAGAGAACAATATGAACATTATAATATTCTTCCTCTCTTTGCTGTTGGTGTTAAACCAGCTATCATGGAACTTCCTGAG ATAAAAGCTGCACTTCGTGCTATACGTAATATGGACAATCTTCCCGTTCCTCGAGTTCCTGTGGCACATAATGTTCAAGATGATAATGTTATCTTGCCAGAGTACAGGGACAAATCAATCAATGATATACTTGATTGGTTAGCATCTATTTTTGGGTTCCAGAAAGGAAATGTTGCTAATCAGAGGGAACACTTGATTTTAATATTAGCCAATATGGATGTAAGGGTTAGAAGGTCTGAGGAGTATGATATG CTTGATTATCACACTATCCACCAGCTAAAGGACAAGACtttcaaaaattatgaaaaatggtGTGATTATCTTCATTGTAAGTCAAATCTCAA GTTTCCACCTGGTGCTGACAGACAGCAACTCGAACTTTTGTATATTGCACTCTATCTCCTTATTTGGGGAGAGGCTTCAAATGTTAGGTTCATGCCTGAATGTCTCTGCTACATTTTCCATAAT ATGGCTACTGAAATTCACGGAATCATCTTTGGGAATGCACATCCTATCACAGGAGAGACATACCAAACTGCAAGACATGATGATGAATCATTTTTAAAGGATGTTATTGCTCCCATTTATGAGGTTATTCGAAAG GAAGCCAAAAGAAACAGAGGAGGCAGGGCAAGTCACTCAGCTTGGAGAAATTATGATGATTTAAATGAATATTTTTG GTCGAAGAAATGTTTCAAGTTAGGCTGGCCAATGGATCGAAATGCAGATTTTTTTGTCCATACAGATGAAATACGACCTTCAAGACTG AAGCATGATCAGGTGATTACTGGGAAGAGAAAGCCTAAGACAAATTTTGTTGAAATGCGTACGTTCTGGCACCTTTTTAGAAGTTTTGACCGTATGTGGATATTTTTCATACTTGCCTTCCAG ACCATGTTAATTGTTGCATGGGATCCTTCTGGTTCCATAACCTCTATCTTTGAAGGAGACGTCTTTGTTAGAGTTTTGAGCATATTCATAACTGCTGCTTTCCTTAATCTCTTGGGAG CAACGCTGGATATCATTCTGAGTTGGAAGGCATGGGGAAGCCTGAAATTTTCTCAAATATTGCGCTACCTCTTAAAATTTGCTGTTGCAGCTATGTGGGCAGTTGTATTGCCTATAGGCTACTCTAGTCTTGAGAATAATCGAACAGGAATTGTGACCTTCCTCACTAATTGGGCTGGAGGCTTGCGGACTCCTACGTTGTTCAAGTTTGCCGTTGCCTTATATTTGGCTCCTAATATTTTGGCTGTTCTGCTTTTCTTCATTCCGCCTGTGCGCAAATTTGTGGAACGTTCAAATTCACGGATCCTTACCCTCATTATGTGGTGGGCTCAG CCGAAATTGTTTTTGGGTAGAGGAATGCATGAAGACACATTTTCCCTTCTCAA GTATACAATTTTCTGGATCTTGTTGATGTTGTGCAAGCTATCATTCAGTTTCTATGTGGAG ATTTTGCCATTGATCAAACCAACAAAGCAAATATGGCAGATGAAAGTTGATGATTACCAATGGCATGAATTCTATCCTAATG CCACACATAATTTTGGTGTTATTCTTGCTATATGGCTTCCAATTGTTCTT GTCTACCTTATGGATGCACAAATATGGTATGCTATCTTTTCAACCATTGTTGGAGGTGTCCTTGGAGCTTTCAGTCACCTTGGTGAG ATACGCACCCTCGGAATGCTACGTTCAAGGTTTGAGTCTGTGCCTATTGCTTTCAGGAAACGACTTGTGCCACGATCTAAAGTGGAAAATTCTAAACGAGGGTATATG GATAGTTTGGAGGAGCGGAAAAATATTGCAAAGTTCTCTCAAGTATGGAATGAATTTGTCCACTCTTTGCGGCTTGAGGATTTGATCTGCCATAG GGAAAGAGATCTACTTCTTGTACCCTACACCTCTAGTAAAGTTTCAGTCGTCCAATGGCCTCCTTTTCTTCTTGCTAGTAAG ATTCCAATAGCACTTGATATGGCGAAAGATTTTAAGAAGAAAGATGACGGTGAATTGTTTAGCAAGATAAGGGATGACGATTATATGTATTCAGCTGTGATTGAATGCTATGAGACCTTAAGGGAGATTCTCTTTGAGCTcttagaagatgaagatgataaATT TGCCATCAGACAGATTTGTGAGAAAGTTGAAACCAGTATACAACAGCATAAATTTCTTACTGAATTTCGAATGAATGGCCTTCCTATGCTTCATGACAAGTTGGAGAAGTTCCTCAAGCTGCTG CTGAGCGACGGTGATTATGACGATGAAGATCTATACAAGTCACACATTATTAATGTTCTCCAGGATATTATGGAGATCATCACACAAGATGTCATGAGTGAAGGACACGA GATTTTAAAGAAGGCCCAGTCACACCATAACGATGACGATCGCAAAAGGGAGCAGAGATTTGAAAAAATACACATTCATCTCCTCCGAAATAAATCATGGAGAGAAAAG GTTGTCCGGCTCCATGTTCTCTTGAGTGAAAAGGAATCTGCTATTAATGTGCCTATGAATCTGGAAGCACGGCGACGCATGACCTTTTTTACAAACTCTTTGTTCATGAGCATGCCTAACGCTCCCTATGTTCGCAATATGCTCTCCTTTAG TGTTTTGACACCTTATTAcaaagaagatgttctttattCATGGGATGAGCTCCACGAGGAAAATGAGGATGGAATATCTATTCTATTCTATTTGCAAAGGATCTATCCAG ATGAGTGGTCCAATTTTAATGAAAGAGTGGATGACCCAAAACTTGGATACGCCAGCAAAGATAGGAAGGAGTTAATACGTCACTGGGTATCATATAGAGCACAAACACTTTCTAGAACAG TTAGAGGAATGATGTACTACCGCCAGGCGTTGGATCTTCAATGCTTCTTGGAATATGCAGAAGATCAAG CTATCTTTAGTGGCTACAGAACCATCGAGAAAAGTGAGGCTCATAAGAAAATCTTTGACTACTCGCAAGCTCTAACGGATTTGAAGTTCACCTATGTTGTCTCTTGTCAAGTCTATGGTATTCAAAAGAAGTCGAGTGATGCCCGAGATAGAAGTTGCGCTAATAATATACTAAATCTTATGCGGAC gtacccttccttgagaaTTGCCTATATAGATGAAAGAGAAGAGAAAGTGAAATCAGAAAAGGTGTACTACTCTGTCCTTGTCAAAGGAGGCGATAAGCTGGATGAG GAAATATACCGCATCAAGCTTCCAGGTCCACCTACAGAGATAGGTGAAGGCAAGCCTGAGAATCAAAATCATGCCATTATATTTACTCGCGGAGAGGCACTACAGACTATAGACATGAATCAG GATAATTACTTTGAAGAAGCTTTTAAGATGAGAAATGTTTTGGAAGAGTTTCAAAAGTCCCGCCGGAAACGTAGAAAACCAACAATATTGGGTTTGAGGGAACATATATTCACCGGCAG TGTCTCTTCTCTGGCATGGTTCATGTCCAACCAGGAGACGAGTTTTGTGACCATCGGCCAGCGAGTCCTGGCTAACCCTTTGAG GGTACGTTTCCACTACGGCCATCCTGATATATTCGACCGACTCTTCCATATAACCAGAGGAGGAATTAGCAAGGCTTCCAAAATCATCAACTTGAGTGAGGATATATTTTCAG GTTTCAACTCCACATTACGAGGAGGATATATCACACACCATGAGTACATTCAGGTGGGGAAGGGGCGTGATGTCGGAATGAATCAAATATCTCTTTTTGAAGCAAAAGTTGCCAATGGTAATGGAGAGCAAACACTCAGTCGTGACATCTATCGTCTTGGCCGACGATTTGACTTCTACAGAATGCTGTCATTCTATTACACAACAGTGGGCTTCTATTTTAGCAGCATG GTCACTGTTCTGACTGTGTATGTATTTTTATACGGGCGGATGTACATGGTGTTGAGCGGGTTGGAGAAGCAAATTATACAAAGCTCAATCATAAACCAGAGCAAGTCTCTTGAAGAGGCTCTGGCGCCACAGAGCATTTTTCAGATTGGAGTACTTCTAGTACTACCAATGATTATGGAAATCGGCTTGGAAAGAGGCTTTCGTACTGCGATTGGCGACTTTATAATCATGCAGCTTCAGCTAGCTTCTGTATTCTTTACTTTCCAGCTTGGGACAAAGGCACATTATTACGGCAGAACAATATTACATGGAGGTTCCAAGTACCGAGCCACAGGGCGTGGTTTTGTTGTTTTCCATGCAAAATTTGCTGACAACTACCGACGCTACTCCCGAAGTCATTTTGTCAAGGCTCTGGAACTTTTTATACTTTTAGTTGTGTATCAAGCGTACGGGAACTCTTATAGAAGCTCAAATCTATACCTGTTTGTTACCTGGTCCATGTGGTTCCTTGTTGGTTCATGGTTATTTGCTCCCTTTATCTTCAATCCCTCTGGATTTGACTGGCAGAAGACGGTAGATGATTGGACAGACTGGAAAAGGTGGATGGGAAATAGAGGTGGAATAGGTATACAGCCAGATAAAAGCTGGGAATCATGGTGGGATGGAGAACAGGAGCATCTCAAGTACACAACTGTCCGGGGAAGATTCTTAGAAATACTACTCACATGTCGCTTTTTTATATATCAATATGGAATTGTGTATCACCTTGATATATCTCATGGGTACCGGAACTTCTGG GTATATGCGCTTTCTTGGGTAGTCATGGTTATTGTTCTTCTTGTCCTAAAG ATGGTCTCAATGGGTAGGAGAAGGTTCGGCACTGATTTTCAGCTAATGTTTAGAATTCTCAAAGGACTCCTGTTCCTAGGGTTTTTATCAGTTATGACAGTGCTCTTTGAAGTTTGTAATCTCACCATACAAGACTTGCTTGCCTCAATCTTAGCTTTCATGCCCACTGGTTGGGCTATGCTTCTC ATTGGGCAAACAGCGCGGGGGTTGCTAAAAGGTCTGAAGTTCTGGGAATCTATAAAGGAATTAGCAAGAGCATATGAGTATGTGATGGGACTTATCATCTTCATGCCCATAGCAGTTCTTTCCTGGTTCCCGTTCGTGTCTGAGTTCCAAACCCGGTTGCTATTCAACCAAGCGTTCAGCAGAGGTCTCCAAATTTCCATGATTCTTTCTGGCCGCAAGGACCGTTCAACCCCTGAAACTTAG
- the LOC141642745 gene encoding callose synthase 7 isoform X1, with protein sequence MASTSGGDASMSRPLSRRMTRAPTMIDPTKGDSVPVDSELVPSSLAVIAPILRVANEVERENPRVAYLCRFHAFEKAHKTDPTSGGRGVRQFKTYLLHRLEKEETETRPILAKSDPREIQKFYQDFCEKNIRQGQHIKTPEEMAKIYQIATVLYDVLRTVVPYAKVDEETENYAKEVERNREQYEHYNILPLFAVGVKPAIMELPEIKAALRAIRNMDNLPVPRVPVAHNVQDDNVILPEYRDKSINDILDWLASIFGFQKGNVANQREHLILILANMDVRVRRSEEYDMLDYHTIHQLKDKTFKNYEKWCDYLHCKSNLKFPPGADRQQLELLYIALYLLIWGEASNVRFMPECLCYIFHNMATEIHGIIFGNAHPITGETYQTARHDDESFLKDVIAPIYEVIRKEAKRNRGGRASHSAWRNYDDLNEYFWSKKCFKLGWPMDRNADFFVHTDEIRPSRLKHDQVITGKRKPKTNFVEMRTFWHLFRSFDRMWIFFILAFQTMLIVAWDPSGSITSIFEGDVFVRVLSIFITAAFLNLLGATLDIILSWKAWGSLKFSQILRYLLKFAVAAMWAVVLPIGYSSLENNRTGIVTFLTNWAGGLRTPTLFKFAVALYLAPNILAVLLFFIPPVRKFVERSNSRILTLIMWWAQPKLFLGRGMHEDTFSLLKYTIFWILLMLCKLSFSFYVEILPLIKPTKQIWQMKVDDYQWHEFYPNATHNFGVILAIWLPIVLVYLMDAQIWYAIFSTIVGGVLGAFSHLGEIRTLGMLRSRFESVPIAFRKRLVPRSKVENSKRGYMQDSLEERKNIAKFSQVWNEFVHSLRLEDLICHRERDLLLVPYTSSKVSVVQWPPFLLASKIPIALDMAKDFKKKDDGELFSKIRDDDYMYSAVIECYETLREILFELLEDEDDKFAIRQICEKVETSIQQHKFLTEFRMNGLPMLHDKLEKFLKLLLSDGDYDDEDLYKSHIINVLQDIMEIITQDVMSEGHEILKKAQSHHNDDDRKREQRFEKIHIHLLRNKSWREKVVRLHVLLSEKESAINVPMNLEARRRMTFFTNSLFMSMPNAPYVRNMLSFSVLTPYYKEDVLYSWDELHEENEDGISILFYLQRIYPDEWSNFNERVDDPKLGYASKDRKELIRHWVSYRAQTLSRTVRGMMYYRQALDLQCFLEYAEDQAIFSGYRTIEKSEAHKKIFDYSQALTDLKFTYVVSCQVYGIQKKSSDARDRSCANNILNLMRTYPSLRIAYIDEREEKVKSEKVYYSVLVKGGDKLDEEIYRIKLPGPPTEIGEGKPENQNHAIIFTRGEALQTIDMNQDNYFEEAFKMRNVLEEFQKSRRKRRKPTILGLREHIFTGSVSSLAWFMSNQETSFVTIGQRVLANPLRVRFHYGHPDIFDRLFHITRGGISKASKIINLSEDIFSGFNSTLRGGYITHHEYIQVGKGRDVGMNQISLFEAKVANGNGEQTLSRDIYRLGRRFDFYRMLSFYYTTVGFYFSSMVTVLTVYVFLYGRMYMVLSGLEKQIIQSSIINQSKSLEEALAPQSIFQIGVLLVLPMIMEIGLERGFRTAIGDFIIMQLQLASVFFTFQLGTKAHYYGRTILHGGSKYRATGRGFVVFHAKFADNYRRYSRSHFVKALELFILLVVYQAYGNSYRSSNLYLFVTWSMWFLVGSWLFAPFIFNPSGFDWQKTVDDWTDWKRWMGNRGGIGIQPDKSWESWWDGEQEHLKYTTVRGRFLEILLTCRFFIYQYGIVYHLDISHGYRNFWVYALSWVVMVIVLLVLKMVSMGRRRFGTDFQLMFRILKGLLFLGFLSVMTVLFEVCNLTIQDLLASILAFMPTGWAMLLIGQTARGLLKGLKFWESIKELARAYEYVMGLIIFMPIAVLSWFPFVSEFQTRLLFNQAFSRGLQISMILSGRKDRSTPET encoded by the exons ATGGCGAGTACTAGCGGGGGTGATGCGTCTATGTCGAGACCTTTATCGCGGAGGATGACCAGAGCTCCCACCATGATTGATCCTACAAAGGGAGATAGTGTTCCTGTCGACAGTGAGCTGGTTCCGTCTTCTCTTGCTGTTATTGCTCCTATTCTTCGTGTTGCTAATGAAGTCGAGAGGGAAAACCCTAGGGTTGCTTATTTAT GCCGCTTCCATGCATTTGAGAAGGCTCATAAGACGGATCCCACATCAGGCGGCAGAGGGGTTCGTCAATTTAAGACCTATTTGTTGCATAGGCTTGAgaag GAGGAGACTGAAACACGGCCAATTCTAGCTAAAAGTGATCCAAGAGAAATCCAGAAATTTTATCAGGACTTCTGTGAGAAGAACATTAGACAGGGTCAACACATTAAGACACC GGAAGAAATGGCCAAGATTTATCAGATAGCAACTGTACTGTATGATGTTTTAAGGACAGTCGTCCCATACGCTAAAGTCGATGAAGAG ACAGAAAATTATGCCAAGGAAGTGGAAAGGAATAGAGAACAATATGAACATTATAATATTCTTCCTCTCTTTGCTGTTGGTGTTAAACCAGCTATCATGGAACTTCCTGAG ATAAAAGCTGCACTTCGTGCTATACGTAATATGGACAATCTTCCCGTTCCTCGAGTTCCTGTGGCACATAATGTTCAAGATGATAATGTTATCTTGCCAGAGTACAGGGACAAATCAATCAATGATATACTTGATTGGTTAGCATCTATTTTTGGGTTCCAGAAAGGAAATGTTGCTAATCAGAGGGAACACTTGATTTTAATATTAGCCAATATGGATGTAAGGGTTAGAAGGTCTGAGGAGTATGATATG CTTGATTATCACACTATCCACCAGCTAAAGGACAAGACtttcaaaaattatgaaaaatggtGTGATTATCTTCATTGTAAGTCAAATCTCAA GTTTCCACCTGGTGCTGACAGACAGCAACTCGAACTTTTGTATATTGCACTCTATCTCCTTATTTGGGGAGAGGCTTCAAATGTTAGGTTCATGCCTGAATGTCTCTGCTACATTTTCCATAAT ATGGCTACTGAAATTCACGGAATCATCTTTGGGAATGCACATCCTATCACAGGAGAGACATACCAAACTGCAAGACATGATGATGAATCATTTTTAAAGGATGTTATTGCTCCCATTTATGAGGTTATTCGAAAG GAAGCCAAAAGAAACAGAGGAGGCAGGGCAAGTCACTCAGCTTGGAGAAATTATGATGATTTAAATGAATATTTTTG GTCGAAGAAATGTTTCAAGTTAGGCTGGCCAATGGATCGAAATGCAGATTTTTTTGTCCATACAGATGAAATACGACCTTCAAGACTG AAGCATGATCAGGTGATTACTGGGAAGAGAAAGCCTAAGACAAATTTTGTTGAAATGCGTACGTTCTGGCACCTTTTTAGAAGTTTTGACCGTATGTGGATATTTTTCATACTTGCCTTCCAG ACCATGTTAATTGTTGCATGGGATCCTTCTGGTTCCATAACCTCTATCTTTGAAGGAGACGTCTTTGTTAGAGTTTTGAGCATATTCATAACTGCTGCTTTCCTTAATCTCTTGGGAG CAACGCTGGATATCATTCTGAGTTGGAAGGCATGGGGAAGCCTGAAATTTTCTCAAATATTGCGCTACCTCTTAAAATTTGCTGTTGCAGCTATGTGGGCAGTTGTATTGCCTATAGGCTACTCTAGTCTTGAGAATAATCGAACAGGAATTGTGACCTTCCTCACTAATTGGGCTGGAGGCTTGCGGACTCCTACGTTGTTCAAGTTTGCCGTTGCCTTATATTTGGCTCCTAATATTTTGGCTGTTCTGCTTTTCTTCATTCCGCCTGTGCGCAAATTTGTGGAACGTTCAAATTCACGGATCCTTACCCTCATTATGTGGTGGGCTCAG CCGAAATTGTTTTTGGGTAGAGGAATGCATGAAGACACATTTTCCCTTCTCAA GTATACAATTTTCTGGATCTTGTTGATGTTGTGCAAGCTATCATTCAGTTTCTATGTGGAG ATTTTGCCATTGATCAAACCAACAAAGCAAATATGGCAGATGAAAGTTGATGATTACCAATGGCATGAATTCTATCCTAATG CCACACATAATTTTGGTGTTATTCTTGCTATATGGCTTCCAATTGTTCTT GTCTACCTTATGGATGCACAAATATGGTATGCTATCTTTTCAACCATTGTTGGAGGTGTCCTTGGAGCTTTCAGTCACCTTGGTGAG ATACGCACCCTCGGAATGCTACGTTCAAGGTTTGAGTCTGTGCCTATTGCTTTCAGGAAACGACTTGTGCCACGATCTAAAGTGGAAAATTCTAAACGAGGGTATATG CAGGATAGTTTGGAGGAGCGGAAAAATATTGCAAAGTTCTCTCAAGTATGGAATGAATTTGTCCACTCTTTGCGGCTTGAGGATTTGATCTGCCATAG GGAAAGAGATCTACTTCTTGTACCCTACACCTCTAGTAAAGTTTCAGTCGTCCAATGGCCTCCTTTTCTTCTTGCTAGTAAG ATTCCAATAGCACTTGATATGGCGAAAGATTTTAAGAAGAAAGATGACGGTGAATTGTTTAGCAAGATAAGGGATGACGATTATATGTATTCAGCTGTGATTGAATGCTATGAGACCTTAAGGGAGATTCTCTTTGAGCTcttagaagatgaagatgataaATT TGCCATCAGACAGATTTGTGAGAAAGTTGAAACCAGTATACAACAGCATAAATTTCTTACTGAATTTCGAATGAATGGCCTTCCTATGCTTCATGACAAGTTGGAGAAGTTCCTCAAGCTGCTG CTGAGCGACGGTGATTATGACGATGAAGATCTATACAAGTCACACATTATTAATGTTCTCCAGGATATTATGGAGATCATCACACAAGATGTCATGAGTGAAGGACACGA GATTTTAAAGAAGGCCCAGTCACACCATAACGATGACGATCGCAAAAGGGAGCAGAGATTTGAAAAAATACACATTCATCTCCTCCGAAATAAATCATGGAGAGAAAAG GTTGTCCGGCTCCATGTTCTCTTGAGTGAAAAGGAATCTGCTATTAATGTGCCTATGAATCTGGAAGCACGGCGACGCATGACCTTTTTTACAAACTCTTTGTTCATGAGCATGCCTAACGCTCCCTATGTTCGCAATATGCTCTCCTTTAG TGTTTTGACACCTTATTAcaaagaagatgttctttattCATGGGATGAGCTCCACGAGGAAAATGAGGATGGAATATCTATTCTATTCTATTTGCAAAGGATCTATCCAG ATGAGTGGTCCAATTTTAATGAAAGAGTGGATGACCCAAAACTTGGATACGCCAGCAAAGATAGGAAGGAGTTAATACGTCACTGGGTATCATATAGAGCACAAACACTTTCTAGAACAG TTAGAGGAATGATGTACTACCGCCAGGCGTTGGATCTTCAATGCTTCTTGGAATATGCAGAAGATCAAG CTATCTTTAGTGGCTACAGAACCATCGAGAAAAGTGAGGCTCATAAGAAAATCTTTGACTACTCGCAAGCTCTAACGGATTTGAAGTTCACCTATGTTGTCTCTTGTCAAGTCTATGGTATTCAAAAGAAGTCGAGTGATGCCCGAGATAGAAGTTGCGCTAATAATATACTAAATCTTATGCGGAC gtacccttccttgagaaTTGCCTATATAGATGAAAGAGAAGAGAAAGTGAAATCAGAAAAGGTGTACTACTCTGTCCTTGTCAAAGGAGGCGATAAGCTGGATGAG GAAATATACCGCATCAAGCTTCCAGGTCCACCTACAGAGATAGGTGAAGGCAAGCCTGAGAATCAAAATCATGCCATTATATTTACTCGCGGAGAGGCACTACAGACTATAGACATGAATCAG GATAATTACTTTGAAGAAGCTTTTAAGATGAGAAATGTTTTGGAAGAGTTTCAAAAGTCCCGCCGGAAACGTAGAAAACCAACAATATTGGGTTTGAGGGAACATATATTCACCGGCAG TGTCTCTTCTCTGGCATGGTTCATGTCCAACCAGGAGACGAGTTTTGTGACCATCGGCCAGCGAGTCCTGGCTAACCCTTTGAG GGTACGTTTCCACTACGGCCATCCTGATATATTCGACCGACTCTTCCATATAACCAGAGGAGGAATTAGCAAGGCTTCCAAAATCATCAACTTGAGTGAGGATATATTTTCAG GTTTCAACTCCACATTACGAGGAGGATATATCACACACCATGAGTACATTCAGGTGGGGAAGGGGCGTGATGTCGGAATGAATCAAATATCTCTTTTTGAAGCAAAAGTTGCCAATGGTAATGGAGAGCAAACACTCAGTCGTGACATCTATCGTCTTGGCCGACGATTTGACTTCTACAGAATGCTGTCATTCTATTACACAACAGTGGGCTTCTATTTTAGCAGCATG GTCACTGTTCTGACTGTGTATGTATTTTTATACGGGCGGATGTACATGGTGTTGAGCGGGTTGGAGAAGCAAATTATACAAAGCTCAATCATAAACCAGAGCAAGTCTCTTGAAGAGGCTCTGGCGCCACAGAGCATTTTTCAGATTGGAGTACTTCTAGTACTACCAATGATTATGGAAATCGGCTTGGAAAGAGGCTTTCGTACTGCGATTGGCGACTTTATAATCATGCAGCTTCAGCTAGCTTCTGTATTCTTTACTTTCCAGCTTGGGACAAAGGCACATTATTACGGCAGAACAATATTACATGGAGGTTCCAAGTACCGAGCCACAGGGCGTGGTTTTGTTGTTTTCCATGCAAAATTTGCTGACAACTACCGACGCTACTCCCGAAGTCATTTTGTCAAGGCTCTGGAACTTTTTATACTTTTAGTTGTGTATCAAGCGTACGGGAACTCTTATAGAAGCTCAAATCTATACCTGTTTGTTACCTGGTCCATGTGGTTCCTTGTTGGTTCATGGTTATTTGCTCCCTTTATCTTCAATCCCTCTGGATTTGACTGGCAGAAGACGGTAGATGATTGGACAGACTGGAAAAGGTGGATGGGAAATAGAGGTGGAATAGGTATACAGCCAGATAAAAGCTGGGAATCATGGTGGGATGGAGAACAGGAGCATCTCAAGTACACAACTGTCCGGGGAAGATTCTTAGAAATACTACTCACATGTCGCTTTTTTATATATCAATATGGAATTGTGTATCACCTTGATATATCTCATGGGTACCGGAACTTCTGG GTATATGCGCTTTCTTGGGTAGTCATGGTTATTGTTCTTCTTGTCCTAAAG ATGGTCTCAATGGGTAGGAGAAGGTTCGGCACTGATTTTCAGCTAATGTTTAGAATTCTCAAAGGACTCCTGTTCCTAGGGTTTTTATCAGTTATGACAGTGCTCTTTGAAGTTTGTAATCTCACCATACAAGACTTGCTTGCCTCAATCTTAGCTTTCATGCCCACTGGTTGGGCTATGCTTCTC ATTGGGCAAACAGCGCGGGGGTTGCTAAAAGGTCTGAAGTTCTGGGAATCTATAAAGGAATTAGCAAGAGCATATGAGTATGTGATGGGACTTATCATCTTCATGCCCATAGCAGTTCTTTCCTGGTTCCCGTTCGTGTCTGAGTTCCAAACCCGGTTGCTATTCAACCAAGCGTTCAGCAGAGGTCTCCAAATTTCCATGATTCTTTCTGGCCGCAAGGACCGTTCAACCCCTGAAACTTAG